DNA from Sulfurimonas xiamenensis:
TTCTATTTTTAGTGAAAACGGCAAACTTTTTATGAAACATGATATGCCTCTTATGTTTTTAAAAATGGATGATAATTCACAGGGTGAAATGGATCCAAGTGATAAAAATAGTCTTGAATATAGAACTATTTTTGGTGTAAACGGAAGTAGTTTTGCAGTACGAAAATTTTACAATCATGCAATTACAAAACTTGTTTCAAATCCAAATGCTTCCCCAATGGAACCGCAGCAGGATGCTTTAGTCTTTAATGTAAAAGTCGGTGAAACTTCAAAAAATATAACTATTTTCGGTCAAGCCGGAAGAAAAGCAAAAGAGTATTACACAGTTATAGACGGTGTAAAAATTTCTATATCATATGGCTCTAAAAGATTAGAAATTCCTTTTGAGGTTAAACTTCTTGATTTTCAGTTAGACAGATATCCAGGTTCTATGTCTCCTGCATCGTATGCAAGTGAAGTAGAATTGATTGATAAAGAACAAAACATACATATGCCTTATAGAATCTATATGAACAATATTTTAGAGCATCGCGGATATAGATTTTTTCAATCTTCATATGATAGAGACGAGAAAGGAACAATATTGTCAGTAAATAACGATCCGGGAACATTACCCTCATATATAGGATATTTTCTTTTGGGACTAGGGATGTTCTGGTCTCTTTTCTCAAGAAAAAACAGATTTGCTGCTTTATCAAACAGAGCGAAAAAGGCAAGTGAGCAAAAAGCTCTCGGAATTTTACTTTCAATAGGATTGCTTTTTAGTGTAGCGCCATCATATGCAGATGAGATAGATCCGATTATAAAAACTGTACTCTCTTTTGATAAAGAGCATGCAAAAAGATTTGGAGAGTTGACCATTCAAGATAGCTCGGGAAGAATGAAACCACTTGATACTCTCTCAAACGAGATACTTGCAAAGATTTATAGAGGTTCATCTTTAAAAATAGGAGATCAAAGTCTTAGTGCAAATCAAGTTGTCTTAGGAATGATGACTAAGCCTGACGCTTATAAAGAGTTAAAAATTATCAGAACAAAAAATGAAGAGATAAATAAAATTATTGGGGCAAAAGCTGATGCAAAATATGCTTCATTTTCACAATTTTTTACAGATCCTGATAAACTAAGAGGATATAAGTTAGCAGAACTTGTAAACAATGCAATTATAAAAGAACCAAAAAATAGAAATTTGCTAGATAAAGCTGTTTTGGAAATTGATGAAAGAATAAATGTTTCTTACTCTGTATATGCCGGTTCTTTGGTAAAAATTTGGCCAAAACCAAATGATCTAAATAACAAATGGTATCCGACTATTGAAGCACTTCAAACATTTTCAAAAAATAATGCTCAAAAGATAAGAGATATTGCATTTAAATATTTTACGGCAATAGAAAAAGGAGTAAACACAGGAAACTGGAGTGAAGCCAATAGTGCATTAGAAGAGATATCAGAGTATCAAAACTTTTACGGAGCATCTGTTATGCCTTCAGAAACAAAGATAAAAGCGGAGATGTTATACAACTATGCAAATATATTTGAAAGACTTTATCCTCTTTACTTTGTGATTGGTTTTATGCTGCTTATTGCTAGTTTTATAAAAATATTAAAACCTGCTATAAATATAACAGCAATTGAGAAAATTTCTTTATTGCTATTGACATTATTATTTATAGCACATACATTTGGGCTGGGTCTTCGTTGGTATGTAGCCGGACATGCGCCGTGGTCAGATGGATATGAATCGATGATATATATCAGCTGGGCAACTATTTTGGCAGGTATTTTCTTCTCAAAACGCTCGTCTATGACTATGGCTTCAACTGCTGTTTTGACAGGTCTTATTTTATTTGTGGCACATTTAAACTGGATGAATCCGCAGGTTACAAACCTCGTACCGGTTCTTAACTCTTACTGGCTAAGCATACATGTAGCTGTTATTACGGCTAGTTATGGTTTCTTGGGACTTGGTGCACTTTTGGGCTTTATAGTGATTCTTCTTTTTGTGTTTAAGAACAAAAACAATGAAAAACATATCTCACTCTCCATAAAAGAATTAAACTCTATTAATGAGATGAGTCTTATGATTGGTCTTGCATTTTTGACACTTGGAAACTTTATTGGCGGCGTTTGGGCAAATGAGAGCTGGGGACGCTACTGGGGATGGGACCCAAAAGAGACTTGGGCGCTTGTGACGATTTTGGTTTATGCAGTTGTCATTCATCTTAGATTTATAAAATCAATTTACAATGAATTTAGCTTTAGTGTAGTTTCACTGCTTTCATATACATCTGTTCTTATGACCTATTTCGGAGTAAATTACTATCTTGCCGGAATGCACTCATATGCAAAGGGTGACCCTGTTCCTATCCCCGATTTTGTGCCTGTGACATATACGATTCTTTTTGTTGTAATTGTTATTGCATTTAGAAATAGAAAGTTGGCTTAGAGGATTTTGAAATGGATTTTAAAGGTTTTCCTAAAGAGGCTCTTCTTTTTTTAGACTCTATCCGTAAAAATAATAACAAAGAGTGGTTTGAGGTGCATAGAAGCGAATATGAGGAGTATATCTTAAACCCTTCTCGCGCTTTTGTTCAAGAGATGGGCGATCATCTTATGGCACTAGAGCCGACAATAGACTTTGAACCAAAAATAAACAAATCACTCTTTAGAATCTATAGAGATACTCGCAGGATGGGAGCAAATAAAGCGCCTCTAAAATCAAGAATCGGCATCATTTTTACTCAAGGCAGTAGTGGAAGCAGGCTTCAAAAATCATCATTTTACCTTCACTTCTCCCCTGATGAACTTTTTGTATCAGCAGGTGTAAGATGGTTTGAAAAACCCCTTCTTGATGCTTATAGAGAGTACATAGGAGATGAAGAACGAAGAGTTGCTCTTGATAAACTTTTAAAAAACATTGAGACAAAAGGTTATAAGACTATAGAGAAGGGTTACAAGAGATATCCGCGAGGTTTTAGCCCTGAGATGCCAAGTGTGGATTTGAGTCTTTATAAAGGGATGGCAGTTTATAAAATTTTAGAGCCAAATCTGATTGAAAATGGTGATTTGCTTATTGAAACGCTCTATAAAATCTATGAAGACATGTTGCCATTGCAGCGTGTTATGTATGAAATAAGTTTACGAGTAAAAGAGGAATAAGTTATGAAAAAAGAGGCGATAGTTTTACTCAATATGGGTGGTCCAAACAACCTAAAAGAGGTTGAAGTTTTTTTAACAAATATGTTTAATGATAAAAATATCATTACCGTTAAGAGTTCGCTTTTAAGAAGTTTTATAGCAAAAATGATTACTTTTACGCGAACAGAGAAATCGCAAGAAATATATAAGCAGATAGGCGGAAAATCTCCTATAGTCGGGCATACAAAAAAACTTGTACAAAAGCTTCAAGCTAAAGTGGGAGAAGATGTTGTAGTTGATTTTGCTATGCGCTATACACCTCCGTTTGCGTCAGAGGTGATAGAGAGACTCAACAAAGAAGATATAGAAAAAATCTATCTTATCCCGCTTTATCCACAATATTCAACGACAACTACAAAATCATCATTGGAAGATTTCGAAGAGCAGTACCATTTAAGAGGCGGTGATGCTATTTTGGTTGAAATCAAACATTTTTTTCAGAACTTTAACTACAACAGAGCAATAATCCAAAGAATAAAAGAGCGTATAAGCGAGTATGAAAGCACAAATTTTGAGATAATTTTTTCAGCTCACGGGCTTCCTGTCAAAGTGATTGAGAGAGGTGATGTTTATGAGAGACATGTGCAAAAACATGTCGCGCTTTTAAAAGAGATGCTTCAAAATGAGGGAATGCATTTTAAAGATGTACATTTAGCGTATCAATCAAAAGTGGGACCTATGGAGTGGCTTAAACCTTCTCTTGAAGAGAAGTTAAAAGAGATAAAAAGCAAAAAAGTTGTTATATTTCCAATAGCTTTTACTATCGATAATTCTGAAACTGATTTTGAGCTTGATATCGAGTATCGTGAGGTTGCAGAAGAACTTGGATTTAAAGACTACAGAGTCTGCGAATGTCCTAATGATAGTGATTTTTTTGTTGAAACACTTTTTGAATTGTATGAGAAAATGAAATAAAATAACAATGAAAATAGTTATCTTTGATATGGATGGTACGCTGATTGATTCTAAAAAAGACATCACGGCATCTGTTAATTATGTAAGAAAATCACATCATAATCTTGCTCCGTTGAGTGAAGAGTATATCGTTGAAGCAATCAATATGCAAGAGAGAAATCTTGCAAAGCTTTTTTACGAGACTGAAATCTATCTTCCAAAAGACAGAGATCTTTTTGAACTACACTATGAGAGTGAATGTGTGAAAAATGTTTATCTTTATGAAGGTGTCGAAGATATGCTAAAGAGTTTGGTGGACTCAAATGTAAAGATATCAGTAGCAACAAATGCTCCTACTCAGTTTGCTCTGAGGATGCTTGAACATTTAAGAGTAAAACCGCTTTTTGATGTAATCATAGGAGCGGATAAGGTAATTGAAGCTAAGCCTAGTCCTGAGATGTTACATTTTATACTTGAGCATTATAAATTTGATAGTAAAAATCATAAAGCTTGGATGGTTGGGGATAATATAAAAGACACATTAAGTGCGCAGAGCGCAGGAATAGATTCTATCTTTGCAACATGGGGATTTACTCCAGTAAGTGATGCCAAAATTGTTGTAAAAAAGCCCATGGAGATACTGGATATTGTTTTATAATCTTGTTTAAAAAGCAAGTATGATAAAAAGAGGATATATGCATAATCCAATATATGGTAAAAAGTTGTTTATGGGCGTTAAGAGAGCTAAGCTCAATTCATGAGATAGTTTCTTTTTTTTAAAAATCTGCTCAATAAGCAATATTTTTGTTGCAATGTCTGCTGTTTTTAAAAAGAGTAATATTATCGCAAAAATATTATAATCAGTCAACATCGCAAAACCTATGCTGAAATAAAATGTAGGGTGCATAATCAAAAACAGAAATATGCTTTTTGAATAATATTTGTTCATTCTACTAATCATTCCCATTACAGTAGGTGCTTTCTGCCATGTTATCTCATAGAGTTCAAGAATCATAAAAAGAAGTACATAGTTTAAAATTAAATCATTTGTCATTTTTGAATTTTACTATAAAAATTTTAAATCTACTCTATCATATAAGTACCAAAGTACTATTTACATGTTTAAAAGCATATGTTAATATTTTCGTATAAATAAAATACGGAGGTGCAAAATGGCTACTGGAAAAATTGTAGGACAGATAGAAGTATCAGAGGGTAATATTAAAATTTTAGGTGTTGATGGTGTTGTTCGTGAACCAGGATTTGAAGGTTACTTATATGAAAATGAGCAGGTAATCAGTGAAGATCCTACAGCTCTGTTTCAGATTAAGTTTTTAGCACTTCCGGAGGCATCAGCATATACGGGCGTATTTAGAATTTTAGCAGACGGTTCCGTTATCCACGGCAGAGATGCAATGGAAAGCATAGCAAGTGATGAGAGTTTGGTTGAGATTTTAGAAACAGCTGAAGTTAAAGAAGATAGTGAAGATTTAGAAACAGCAGCCGGTGAAGAGGAGGCTGAAGGAAGCACTGCTTTTACTGAAACTGATATCGTTGCAGATTCCAGTGTACTTGGATTTAACAGAGGTGAAAATAGTGAGCTTGGGTTTGGCATAACAGAGTATGGCAGTGAAGATAGTACTAATGGAGTTGCGTTGCCTGCTATTACATCCCCAAATAATACTATTTTCGATGAAAATGATACAGATCCGGTTATGCAAGTAAAAGCAAGCGGTGCAAGTGCTATTGAGTATAGTATTTCAGGGTTGGACAGTGACCTTTTTGATATTAACCCTTTAACAGGTCTTTTAACTTTTA
Protein-coding regions in this window:
- the ccsA gene encoding cytochrome c biogenesis protein CcsA, which codes for MKQLISVLGSMKSMAIMMIIFAAAIGYATFIENDYGTITAKAEIYNARWFEILIVLLTINLIINIFKYKMFSVKKIPIFIFHLSFIIIVLGAAITRFIGFEGTMHIREGETANTMLSADTYFSVTAKSGDKTATSEKTLYLSKKSTNSLSSSLQVDAKDVDVKLVEYIPDVVDKLIEAKEGGFEIIDMMVTENENSTPLKLRRGEYYQNENIVIDFDSKKSFSKPVISIFSENGKLFMKHDMPLMFLKMDDNSQGEMDPSDKNSLEYRTIFGVNGSSFAVRKFYNHAITKLVSNPNASPMEPQQDALVFNVKVGETSKNITIFGQAGRKAKEYYTVIDGVKISISYGSKRLEIPFEVKLLDFQLDRYPGSMSPASYASEVELIDKEQNIHMPYRIYMNNILEHRGYRFFQSSYDRDEKGTILSVNNDPGTLPSYIGYFLLGLGMFWSLFSRKNRFAALSNRAKKASEQKALGILLSIGLLFSVAPSYADEIDPIIKTVLSFDKEHAKRFGELTIQDSSGRMKPLDTLSNEILAKIYRGSSLKIGDQSLSANQVVLGMMTKPDAYKELKIIRTKNEEINKIIGAKADAKYASFSQFFTDPDKLRGYKLAELVNNAIIKEPKNRNLLDKAVLEIDERINVSYSVYAGSLVKIWPKPNDLNNKWYPTIEALQTFSKNNAQKIRDIAFKYFTAIEKGVNTGNWSEANSALEEISEYQNFYGASVMPSETKIKAEMLYNYANIFERLYPLYFVIGFMLLIASFIKILKPAINITAIEKISLLLLTLLFIAHTFGLGLRWYVAGHAPWSDGYESMIYISWATILAGIFFSKRSSMTMASTAVLTGLILFVAHLNWMNPQVTNLVPVLNSYWLSIHVAVITASYGFLGLGALLGFIVILLFVFKNKNNEKHISLSIKELNSINEMSLMIGLAFLTLGNFIGGVWANESWGRYWGWDPKETWALVTILVYAVVIHLRFIKSIYNEFSFSVVSLLSYTSVLMTYFGVNYYLAGMHSYAKGDPVPIPDFVPVTYTILFVVIVIAFRNRKLA
- a CDS encoding DUF2461 domain-containing protein, giving the protein MDFKGFPKEALLFLDSIRKNNNKEWFEVHRSEYEEYILNPSRAFVQEMGDHLMALEPTIDFEPKINKSLFRIYRDTRRMGANKAPLKSRIGIIFTQGSSGSRLQKSSFYLHFSPDELFVSAGVRWFEKPLLDAYREYIGDEERRVALDKLLKNIETKGYKTIEKGYKRYPRGFSPEMPSVDLSLYKGMAVYKILEPNLIENGDLLIETLYKIYEDMLPLQRVMYEISLRVKEE
- the hemH gene encoding ferrochelatase, which produces MKKEAIVLLNMGGPNNLKEVEVFLTNMFNDKNIITVKSSLLRSFIAKMITFTRTEKSQEIYKQIGGKSPIVGHTKKLVQKLQAKVGEDVVVDFAMRYTPPFASEVIERLNKEDIEKIYLIPLYPQYSTTTTKSSLEDFEEQYHLRGGDAILVEIKHFFQNFNYNRAIIQRIKERISEYESTNFEIIFSAHGLPVKVIERGDVYERHVQKHVALLKEMLQNEGMHFKDVHLAYQSKVGPMEWLKPSLEEKLKEIKSKKVVIFPIAFTIDNSETDFELDIEYREVAEELGFKDYRVCECPNDSDFFVETLFELYEKMK
- a CDS encoding HAD family hydrolase yields the protein MKIVIFDMDGTLIDSKKDITASVNYVRKSHHNLAPLSEEYIVEAINMQERNLAKLFYETEIYLPKDRDLFELHYESECVKNVYLYEGVEDMLKSLVDSNVKISVATNAPTQFALRMLEHLRVKPLFDVIIGADKVIEAKPSPEMLHFILEHYKFDSKNHKAWMVGDNIKDTLSAQSAGIDSIFATWGFTPVSDAKIVVKKPMEILDIVL